TCCGAATACCTTCCGGGCGGCGGTTCCTCGGTCCAGTTCGTGCCGGTCGTGTCCTGGACCAAGTTGAGCTTCATCGCGAAGAGGTGCCCGAAGGCGAGCGGCGAAAGCGGCGTGATGTAGAGCGTGTCTCCCAGCGTGGACCAGCGGTCTGGCAGGGTTGTAATGAGCCCGCCGCCGGAGCTCGGATCGAGATCCGCGACGGAGTAGGCGGCGTGCTTGCCGGTCGGCTGATCGAAGACGAATTGCAAGATGGCGTTGGACGGAACGCGCGGGGCTCCGTTCGGTGGGTAAGTGGCCACGACCCTCGGCTGGCCGAGGCACGTGCCTGCGAGAAACAGAAGCGCCGCGGGGATGCCGAACGCGGTACGGCATCCTAAACGCGAGCTCAAGAGGGAAAGCCTTTCACGGGGAGGGGATTGGGATTGCGGAGGGCGGCGGCGCAAACGTATCATGAGCCCTCTATGCTAACAAAATCGCGCGGCGCCGCAACGACTTCGAAGCGTTCCCCTTCAAGAGGAACACGAAACGGCACCGGGCCGAGGGCGGTCGCGGTCCTCGGCGCGACGGGGACGGTAGGGCAGCGCTTCATCCAGCTCCTCGAGAGCCATCCGTGGTTTTTCGTGGCGGAGGTCATGGCCTCGGATCAGAGCGCGGGGAAGACCTACGCCGAGGCCGTGGGGGAGCGCTGGAAGCTTTCCACCCGTATCCCGGAGCGTGTCGCGGGGCTCAAGGTGAGAGGGCCGGGCGAAAGGCTCCGCTCGCCGATTCTATTTTCGGCTCTCGATGCCTCGGTCGCGGGGGATCTGGAGGAGCGCTACGCGCGCCAGGGGCATCTCGTGTCCTCGAACTCGCGGAGCCACAGGCTCGACCCCTTGGTGCCGCTCGTCATCCCCGAGGTGAACCGCGACCACATCGAGCTCCTGGACAAGCAGAGGTACAACGGCGGCGGAATCCTCACGAATCCGAACTGCTCGGCGATCGTGCTCGTGATGGCGCTCGCGCCGCTGCACCGTGCCTTCGGCGTCGAGTCGGTGATCGTCACGACCTTTCAGGCTACGAGCGGCGCCGGCTACCCGGGCGTTCCGTCCCTCGACATTCTCGGAAACGTGATTCCGTTTATCGCGGGCGAGGAGCCCAAGATGGAAACCGAGACGAACAAGATCCTGGGGCGCATCGGCGCGCGAGGGATCGAATCGGCCGGGATCGCCGTGAGCGCCCAGTGCCATCGCGTGCCAGTTCTGGACGGGCACCTGGAGGCGGTGAGCGTGAAGCTCAAGCGGAGGGCCTCCTTGAAGCAGCTGCTCGGCGCGCTACGCGGATTCCGCCCGCTCGACCGGCTCCCGCTTCCTTCCGCGCCGGCGGAGCCGCTCTTCGTGCGCGATGAAGACGATCGCCCCCAGCCGCGCCTCGACGTGGACCGTGCGTCGGGAATGGGCGTCACGGTCGGGCGAATTCGCCCCTGCGCGGTCCTCGATTGGAAATTCGACGCCCTGGGCCACAACACCATCCGCGGCGCCGCGGGCGCCGCCATCCTGAACGCGGAGCTTCTCGCGCATGCGGGCAGAGTCTAGCGCCGCGCCCGTGAGCCTGACGCGCGACTTCATCCTCGTGCGCCACGGGGAGACCGACTGGAATCGCGAGCGGCGCGTGCAGGGCGTGAAGGGCGCGTCGATGAACGAGGCGGGGCACGAGCAAGCGAAGGCCCTGGCTCGCGTGTTGTGGGAGGTGCCGCTCCAGGCGGTCTATTCGAGCGCGCTCCCCAGGGCGGTCGAGACCGCCTCTTACGTCGCCGGTCCGCACCGGCTGAACGTCATCACGGACCCGAGGCTCAACGAAATCGATCACGGTGAGTGGGAAGGGCTCAGCGAATTGGAGCTGCCCGATATCGATCTCTACCGGAGGTGGCGCGAAGATCCCACATCGTGCGCGCTTCCGGGCGCGGAGCCTTTGGCCGCGGTTCACGAGCGCGCCGTGCAGGCGATGCGCGATATCGCAGCGCGACACCCGGCTTCCGACGGGCTCGTGGCGGTCGTCTCGCACCAGATCGTGCTGGCGCTCCTCAAGTGCCACATCCTCGATCGGCCGTGGAGCCAGATCCGCCGCCACGCGCTGGGCGTCGCGTCCTACGAGGTCCTGACGGCGGGAGAAGGTTTTGCGCCACGGCCCTGATCGCGGGGAACCTGGCGGCCCAGGGAGGGGTAAACGTAAGGCAATGACAGGGCTTCAGTTCCCGGTAAGATTTTGGCTGTTTCCGGCCTGCCTTCTCGTGGTGTTCGGCCCCGGGAGCGCCCGCGCGACCTCGTTCACCCAGATCACCGCGGACACGACGCGCGAGACCGATCCGGCGCCGTCGCCGGACGGCAAGTGGATCGCGTTCACGTCGGATCGAGGCGGCCACGGCGCGACCCAGATCTACCTCATGCCCGCGGAAGGGGGCGAGCCGCGCCAGCTCACCCATGAGCCCGACAGCGTTCGCACGGGCACGCCGAGCTGGGCGCCGGACGGCAAATCGCTCCTTTACGTTTCGACCCGGGGCAAGCGCTACAACGTCTATTCGATCCCGATCGATGGCGGTGAGCCGCGCCAGATGACCCATGCTCCCGGGAGCCACCGGTTCGCCAGCTATTCGGCGGACGGGAAGAAGATCGCTTTCTACTCCAACCGGGTTCGTCCGGGGGACCTCTTCGGCTTCAACATCTTCGTCATGGATTCCTCCGGCGAGGAGGAAACCGCGATGGCAGCGCAGGTGACGAACAGCATGGGCAACCCGGGGCATCCGACCTGGTCGCCCGACGGCAAATGGGTCGCGTTCGTCGCGAAGGAATACGACTCTCTGAGACAACATACGATGGAAGGCAACATCCTGTTCACGAGGTATCACCTCTACAAGGTGCGGGCCGAGGGCGGAAAGGGAATCCGCCTCACCCACGGCACGATCGGCGGGGAGCAGTTCGAGGACACCTGGCCGTCCTGGTCGCCGGACGGCAAGTGGATCGCCTTCGGAAGGGTGATCGGAGGGAAGCGGGACATCTGGGTCTTGGACGTGGAGACCAACAAGACATTCGCGCTGACGACCGCCGGGAACTGCATCAAGCCCACGTGGGGCTATGACTCCAAGTCGCTCTACTACGCCACGGTCACCGATAGTAACGAGGACCTCTGGGTCGCCCGAGACCTCACGCTGAAAGCTCCCGCTCCCGCGCGTAAGCCGGCGGCCAAGAAGTCGAGGGCCAAAGCCCCCCCGGCAGCGTCCAGCTCCACCACGGCAACCCACAGATAGCGGGGACGGGTTACGTCGCGCATCATCGTCGCGCTCCTGGGTGCGATCGTGATCGTCGGCGCCGCACCGGCCTCGGCGCCACGCGCCACGCGGTCGGCGCGCCCGTCGGCGGGCCGCCCGGGGCCCGTTCCCCAGGCATTGCTCGCCGGCGTAGGGCCGCTGGCTTGGAACGCTGCCGTCAGCCGCGACCGCGGAACCGGGTCCGGCGGCGCGGCTCCGCTCTGGCCCGCCGTGCGCGTGCTGGCCCCGCTCGGCACCGAGTCTCTGTACGTGTTCCCGGCGCGGGCCCCGGCGCCGATCCTTCTCGCGTCCTGGCCACGCCAGGATGTGATGACCCACTCCGTTCGAATCTTCCCCGGATACCGCTGGATCGTCCTCGAAGCGCCGGCAGCGGATTCGAGCGGGGTCGTGGGCGAAGGGCGTCTGGCGCGCTTCTTCACCGCGGATGGCACGCTCCGCTGGGAAACACGATCGAAGCTCGTGCCCGCCGCCCTGGGGAGGGACCTCGTGCTCGCGCCGCGTCCATCCCCGGACGACTCGATCCCGCCGCTCGTGAGAGTGATTCTACTTCCGAAAGGAGAGCCCCGAGCCTCCTGGCCGGCGGTCGCCGGCTGGGGATCGTCCTCGCCGCTCGAGAATTTCCTCGCCGCGAATACGATCGGAATGTTCGACTCAACGGGGATCAGGCAGGACGAGCTCAGGCTCTTGAACCTCGAGGGTACGATTCTCTGGGCGCGGAGCCTCGCGGCGGATCAGCGCGAGTTTGCGGTCAGCAACTTCGGAGACGTTTCGATCGCCAGGGAAAAGCAGCTCTTCGTTTTCGACCGCTCGGGGGGAGAAAAGCTCCGCGTCCCCCTGCCGCGAAACATCGTCGGCCGGACGGCGATCACCCCCGACGGGCGCTTCACCTTGGTCGCGGTGACCTCCCCCGTGGCCCGCCGCGCCGAGGGCGACCTGTGGGTCGGTCTCTACGAAACCTCACGAAGGGCGCCGGTCTGGACCCGGCGCGACCTCGCGGCTCAAGCCGGAAGGGGCGCGGACGCCCTCGAGCTCTCCCTCTCGGACGACGGCCAGCGCGCGTTGGTTCGCCTCTCGACCGGCCCGGTGCTCCTCTTGGGGAGCGATGGACGGCTTCTCGCGCGGTGGCCGCTGGAGCGCGCCTCCCGAGGGGAATACGACCCGGGTCTCGTGCCGCGGCGGACCTGGCTCTCCTCCGACGGCACGCTCGTCGCGCTCACCACGCCGGTGGCGCGATCCCTCGCGGACGCTCGCGGCTGGCTCTTTCGGGTACCCCGGTAGCGTCGGCTCCGCGGCGGGGCCGGTAGCGTCGGCTCCGCGGCAGGGCCGCTAGCGCACGACGAGGGTCCCCTTCATTCCCTTCTTGGCGTGGCCGTCGACGTGGCAGAAGAACTCGTACTCCCCCGGCTTCGCCGGGGTGAACCTGGCGTGCTTCGTTCGATGGAAGCTCAAGAACCCCGCGCCCCTGCTCACGGAAATCCCGGCGTCCCCGTCCATGCAGGTGAAATTGTGCGGCACGAAGAGGCTCTTGAAATGGAGGGTCAGCTCCACCGGCTTCCCCGATTCCACGATGATGCGGCTCGGTTTGAAATAGAAGGAGTGCACGTCGACCTCGACGACTTGAACCCCCTCCGC
This sequence is a window from Candidatus Eisenbacteria bacterium. Protein-coding genes within it:
- the asd gene encoding aspartate-semialdehyde dehydrogenase → MLTKSRGAATTSKRSPSRGTRNGTGPRAVAVLGATGTVGQRFIQLLESHPWFFVAEVMASDQSAGKTYAEAVGERWKLSTRIPERVAGLKVRGPGERLRSPILFSALDASVAGDLEERYARQGHLVSSNSRSHRLDPLVPLVIPEVNRDHIELLDKQRYNGGGILTNPNCSAIVLVMALAPLHRAFGVESVIVTTFQATSGAGYPGVPSLDILGNVIPFIAGEEPKMETETNKILGRIGARGIESAGIAVSAQCHRVPVLDGHLEAVSVKLKRRASLKQLLGALRGFRPLDRLPLPSAPAEPLFVRDEDDRPQPRLDVDRASGMGVTVGRIRPCAVLDWKFDALGHNTIRGAAGAAILNAELLAHAGRV
- a CDS encoding histidine phosphatase family protein, whose amino-acid sequence is MRAESSAAPVSLTRDFILVRHGETDWNRERRVQGVKGASMNEAGHEQAKALARVLWEVPLQAVYSSALPRAVETASYVAGPHRLNVITDPRLNEIDHGEWEGLSELELPDIDLYRRWREDPTSCALPGAEPLAAVHERAVQAMRDIAARHPASDGLVAVVSHQIVLALLKCHILDRPWSQIRRHALGVASYEVLTAGEGFAPRP